From a single Brassica rapa cultivar Chiifu-401-42 chromosome A01, CAAS_Brap_v3.01, whole genome shotgun sequence genomic region:
- the VTC2 gene encoding GDP-L-galactose phosphorylase 1: protein MLKIKRVPTVVSNYQKDESADESVGCGRNCLGACCINGARLPLYACKKLDKSGAGEKPVAFLESLVLGEWEDRFQRGLFRYDVTACETKVIPGKYGFVAQLNEGRHLKKRPTEFRVDKVLQSFDGNKFNFTKVGQEELLFQFEAGEDGEVQFFPCMPLDAENSPSVVAINVSPIEYGHVLLIPRVLDCLPQRIDHKSLLLALHMAAEAANPYFRLGYNSLGAFATINHLHFQAYYLAMPFPLEKAPSKKMVTTASGVKISELLSYPVRSLLFEGGSSMQDLSDTVSDACVCLQNNNIPFNILIADCGRQIFLMPQCYAEKQALGEVSPEVLETQVNPAVWEISGHMVLKRKEDYEGASEENAWRLLAEASLSEERFKEVNALIFEAIGCSYQEEELEGTVVEQDNPSGSVNQKSNRTHGGPITNGTASECLVLQ, encoded by the exons ATGTTGAAAATCAAGAGGGTTCCGACTGTTGTGTCTAATTACCAGAAGGATGAGTCTGCTGATGAATCCGTCGGCTGTGGACGGAACTGCCTCGGTGCTTGTTGTATTAACG GGGCAAGGCTTCCGTTGTACGCATGCAAGAAGCTGGATAAATCTGGCGCCGGAGAGAAGCCGGTGGCTTTTCTTGAGTCCCTCGTCCTCGGAGAG TGGGAGGATAGGTTCCAAAGAGGACTCTTTCGCTACGATGTCACTGCCTGCGAGACCAAA GTGATCCCGGGGAAGTATGGTTTCGTTGCTCAGCTAAACGAGGGTCGTCACCTGAAGAAGAGGCCAACCGAGTTCCGTGTAGATAAGGTTTTGCAGTCTTTTGATGGCAACAAGTTCAACTTCACTAAAGTTGGCCAAGAAGAGCTGCTCTTCCAGTTTGAAGCTGGTGAAGATGGCGAAGTTCAGTTTTTCCCGTGCATGCCTCTTGACGCTGAGAATTCTCCCAGTGTTGTTGCCATCAAT GTTAGTCCAATCGAGTATGGTCACGTGCTGCTGATTCCTCGTGTTCTTGACTGCTTGCCTCAAAGGATCGATCACAAAAGCCTTTTGCTTGCACTTCACATGGCTGCCGAAGCTGCTAATCCTTACTTCAGACTCGGTTACAACAGCTTGGGTGCTTTTGCCACTATCAACCATCTTCACTTTCAG GCATATTACTTGGCCATGCCTTTCCCATTAGAGAAAGCTCCTTCCAAGAAGATGGTTACTACTGCTAGTGGTGTGAAAATCTCAGAGCTTCTGAGTTACCCTGTGAGAAGTCTTCTCTTTGAAGGTGGAAGCTCTATGCAAGACCTATCTGATACTGTATCAGATGCTTGCGTTTGTCTCCAGAACAACAACATTCCTTTCAACATTCTCATCGCTGATTGTGGAAGGCAGATCTTCTTGATGCCACAG TGTTACGCAGAGAAGCAGGCTCTAGGTGAAGTAAGCCCGGAGGTGTTGGAGACGCAAGTGAACCCAGCTGTGTGGGAGATAAGTGGTCACATGGTGCTCAAGAGGAAAGAGGATTACGAAGGAGCTTCGGAGGAGAACGCATGGAGGCTGCTAGCAGAAGCTTCTTTGTCAGAGGAAAGGTTCAAGGAGGTTAATGCTCTCATCTTTGAAGCCATAGGTTGTAGTTACCAAGAGGAGGAGCTTGAAGGAACCGTAGTTGAACAGGACAACCCTAGTGGCAGTGTTAACCAGAAAAGCAACCGAACCCATGGAGGTCCTATCACCAACGGGACTGCCTCTGAGTGCCTTGTTCTTCAGTGA
- the LOC103866682 gene encoding pyridoxal phosphate homeostasis protein: protein MAAPAVEATAATALRSVILRARKAAERVGRDPERVRVVAVSKTKPVSLIRQIYDAGHRCFGENYVQEFIDKAPQLPEDIEWHFVGHLQSNKAKTLLAGVPNLAMVHGVDGEKVANHLDRAVSSLGRHPLKVLVQVNTSGEASKSGVEPSSVVELARHVNMQCPNLVFSGLMTIGMPDYTSTPENFRTLTNCRAEVCKALGMSEDQFELSMGMSGDFEQAIEMGSTNVRVGSTIFGPRDYPKKST from the exons ATGGCAGCTCCTGCGGTGGAAGCAACCGCCGCAACCGCGCTACGCTCTGTCATTCTCAGGGCTCGTAAGGCGGCGGAGCGGGTAGGAAGAGATCCAGAGCGAGTAAGAGTCGTCGCCGTCTCCAAGACTAAACCAGTCTCACTTATCCGCCAAATCTACGACGCCGGCCACCGCTGCTTCGGCGAGAATTACGTTCAAGAATTCATCGACAAAGCTCCACAG CTTCCGGAAGATATAGAGTGGCATTTCGTGGGACATCTACAGAGCAACAAGGCCAAAACTTTACTAG CTGGAGTCCCAAACTTGGCAATGGTTCATGGTGTCGATGGAGAAAAG GTAGCAAATCATCTTGATCGAGCTGTTTCAAGTCTTGGGAGACACCCACTTAAGGTTTTGGTCCAAGTGAACACAAGCGGAGAAGCTT CTAAATCTGGAGTAGAGCCTTCTAGTGTTGTGGAGTTAGCAAGACATGTGAATATGCAATGTCCGAATCTGGTGTTCTCTGGTTTAATGACTATTGGGATGCCTGACTATACTTCTACTCCGGAGAACTTCAGG ACACTTACAAACTGTCGAGCTGAGGTCTGCAAGGCACTTGGAATGTCTGAGGATCAATTTGAACTGTCTATGGGCATGTCTGGTGACTTCGAACAAGCG ATTGAGATGGGAAGCACCAACGTGAGGGTTGGTTCCACCATTTTCGGACCAAGAGATTACCCCAAAAAATCAACTTAG
- the LOC103866692 gene encoding LOW QUALITY PROTEIN: stigma-specific STIG1-like protein 1 (The sequence of the model RefSeq protein was modified relative to this genomic sequence to represent the inferred CDS: deleted 2 bases in 1 codon) codes for MALVKLLVTIAITTAITIALSKKTIAVITTRTTTTVERTNFDAPGTQTIRPSRFLAQNEVGERSPSAADHCNKDPEMCSLYGGGGSNSTVTCCNNKCIDVASDDKNCGACQNKCKFSQTCCRGQCVYLSYDKRHCGQCNHPCEQDELCVYGLCNYA; via the exons ATGGCCCTCGTGAAGCTACTTGTAACCATCGCAATAACAACCGCAATCACAATCgccttatcaaaaaaa acaatcgcAGTCATCACCACCAGAACCACCACCACAGTGGAACGCACGAACTTTGATGCACCGGGTACGCAAACTATAAGGCCGAGCAGGTTCCTGGCTCAGAATGAAGTAGGCGAGCGAAGCCCTAGCGCGGCGGACCATTGCAACAAGGATCCTGAGATGTGTAGCCTCTACGGAGGCGGAGGAAGCAACTCGACGGTGACGTGCTGCAACAACAAGTGCATAGACGTGGCCAGTGACGACAAGAACTGTGGCGCGTGTCAGAACAAATGCAAGTTCTCACAGACGTGTTGTCGAGGCCAATGCGTTTACTTGTCTTACGACAAACGCCATTGTGGACAATGTAACCATCCGTGTGAGCAGGACGAGTTATGCGTCTACGGTCTCTGTAACTACGCGTGA
- the LOC103868503 gene encoding mitogen-activated protein kinase kinase kinase 18: MDITWTRGPVIGRGSTATVSTAISNSGEMFAVKSADFSSSAILQNEQSVLSTLSSPHIVKYIGSDVTPEKDGLVYNLLMEYVSGGSLHDLIKNSGGKLPEPAIRSYTRQILRGLSYLHERGIVHCDLKSQNVLVEENGVVCKIADMGCAKPVLNSGFSGTPAFMAPEVARGEEQRFPADVWALGCTVIEMMTGSSPWQELNDVVAAMYKIGFSGESPEIPEFISEKGKDFLMNCLENDPKQRWTVEELLKHPFLDDEDVESHLQSSSSPSTVLDQRFWNSGEASKSHLLSMDHEDPFADYSGAWDSPADRIEQLAGDEFSSVPDWDTVGDGEWIQVRGDVLAETGKRVGYGDEDAVCVEETSSSSQEIEVVDEWISDQDSLFSEYSLDDVITSFYYNVAIQGNVIVFYYYRVGDQNVPIKKMFRYTNENKKNIYPSNCKLFLIHQPILNNHVLISHNK; encoded by the coding sequence ATGGATATTACTTGGACAAGAGGACCAGTCATCGGTCGAGGCTCCACCGCCACCGTCTCAACAGCAATCTCAAACTCCGGTGAGATGTTCGCCGTCAAATCCGCCGACTTCTCTTCCTCGGCGATCTTGCAGAACGAGCAATCTGTTTTGTCTACATTGAGCTCTCCACACATAGTCAAGTACATAGGCTCTGATGTAACACCGGAGAAGGACGGATTGGTTTACAATCTCCTGATGGAGTACGTCTCCGGCGGGAGTCTTCACGATTTAATCAAAAACTCCGGCGGGAAGTTGCCGGAGCCGGCGATCAGATCATACACGCGTCAGATTCTCAGGGGACTGAGTTATCTTCACGAGAGAGGGATTGTTCACTGCGACTTGAAGAGCCAGAACGTGCTGGTCGAAGAAAACGGCGTCGTGTGCAAAATCGCTGATATGGGTTGTGCTAAACCGGTTTTAAACTCTGGATTTTCCGGTACGCCGGCGTTTATGGCGCCAGAGGTTGCTCGCGGCGAAGAACAGAGGTTTCCGGCTGATGTGTGGGCGTTAGGGTGTACGGTGATCGAGATGATGACTGGGTCAAGCCCTTGGCAGGAGCTAAACGACGTCGTTGCTGCAATGTATAAGATTGGATTCTCCGGCGAGTCGCCGGAGATTCCTGAGTTTATATCGGAGAAAGGTAAGGACTTTCTGATGAATTGTTTGGAGAATGATCCGAAACAGAGATGGACGGTGGAAGAGTTGCTTAAACACCCTTTCCTCGACGACGAAGACGTAGAATCTCATCTGCAGAGTTCGTCTTCTCCGAGCACTGTGTTGGATCAACGGTTTTGGAACTCAGGCGAAGCTTCGAAAAGTCACTTGCTTTCGATGGATCACGAAGACCCTTTTGCTGATTACTCGGGTGCTTGGGATTCTCCGGCTGATAGGATCGAGCAACTCGCCGGAGATGAGTTTTCAAGCGTTCCGGATTGGGATACGGTAGGTGACGGCGAGTGGATTCAAGTGAGAGGCGACGTTCTTGCAGAAACAGGGAAACGTGTCGGTTACGGTGACGAAGACGCGGTATGCGTCGAGGAAACGTCGTCGTCGTCGCAAGAGATTGAAGTAGTTGACGAATGGATATCGGATCAAGACAGCTTGTTCTCGGAATATTCTCTTGACGACGTCATTACCAGTTTTTACTATAATGTTGCTATTCAAGGAAatgttattgtattttattattatcgTGTTGGAGATCAAAATGTACCAATAAAGAAAATGTTTCGTTATACCAATGAGAATAAGAAAAACATTTATCCGTCAAATTGCAAGCTCTTTCTAATTCACCAACCTATTCTGAACAACCATGTCCTAATAAGTCATAACAAATAG
- the LOC117134581 gene encoding uncharacterized protein LOC117134581 yields MTSDPSTVREIAELKLNFQQMSSRIHQATSAVPEIDSVIASTSRTPFTEELTEVKLRKMDKLRLPEYKPGGDPVEHLTAFNIAVARARLAPDERDAGYCQLFIETLNEQALTWFSGLEENSIRSFKELSSAFLKTYIMFTKREATASTLWNLKQTKDQNLRDYMERFKSVVSRINIPDHIAVDALRNNLLVECKFREDLYRCTATTLQDAVARSHNFIRMEENTKAILSKHNSAKQSAPKNAATAHVEPRQHAPSDKNNRKNGLLYVVDENGKKWNTFHRETDPPSESPRATAPARVAQVDSAAGSSRTPPGLTKSCKLHGVKGHDTSECKTLFAQFLSSLESGEIKIPPPKPKSENSWSRNKDRKNQRKNQAKPRQDDQKPKVAEQTPHQDDGGDTSADEDPPSARQRIEVIRAQPESSSDEESDLEEALDPLDLRVLLKRKTTSTNDKTPGSSDLRVELNAKRTKHALIPGSSLATTDGSPIVDLRDQLNARVGDLRAKLNDKKAGSPKESEDLRALLTRKKSSVRPRINVIMGGSPPCGDSVRAVKDNRRMVDTSQRWPQKFPTDLPISFSTEDLLGVNFPHNDPLLVVLAIDKYDVTKVLIDTGSSVDIIFRETLVKMGIDLKDVKPSSRTLTGFNGSSEVIMGTIRLSVQAEGVARMVKFSVVSTKAPYHVILGTPWLYSMRAIASTYHQCVKFPGMDGTIKTVRGDQRAARDLLIATVKLQRFQSLVNSISPPISKICPQKEEVLEVPVDESDPSKVLRVGAYLSDEMQRDITNFLKQNLFTFAWSMTDMQGIDPSITTHELNVDPNIKPIRQKRRKLGPERSKAVVEEVERLLSAGSIAEVRYPEWLANPVVVKKKNGKWRMCVDFTDLNKACPKDSYPLPNIDRLVESTAGNEMLTFMDAFSGYNQIMMHPDDREKTSFITDRGTYCYKVMPFGLKNAGATYQRLVNRMFAKQLGTTMEVYIDDMLVKSVRADDHLAHLRECFDILNAYKMKLNPAKCTFGVSSGEFLGYIVTQRGIEANPKQISAVLDHPSPRNCREVQRLIGRIAALNRFISRSTDKCLPFYDLLRGNKKFIWDDKCEEAFNQLKHYLTTPPNLAKPDIGDVLSLYIAVSSAAVSSVLIKEDRGEQRSVFYMSRRMTGPETRYPTLEKMALTVVESARKLRPYFQSHSVEVLTDQPVRTVLQNTNRAGRLTAAKAQVLADFLVELSPELSQDLETSDSTWILHVDGSSTNKGSGAGVQLQSPSGELIRQSFSFGFPASNNEAEYESLIAGLRLAKAVKAKRLSAYCDS; encoded by the coding sequence ATGACGTCAGATCCATCGACGGTCCGAGAAATCGCTGAGCTTAAACTAAATTTCCAACAAATGAGTTCGAGGATCCACCAAGCAACGAGCGCAGTACCCGAGATTGACAGCGTCATCGCATCAACATCGCGTACTCCTTTCACCGAGGAACTGACGGAGGTTAAACTCCGAAAGATGGACAAGTTGCGTCTCCCGGAATACAAACCAGGAGGAGATCCCGTCGAGCATTTGACAGCTTTTAATATTGCGGTAGCGAGAGCCAGACTTGCCCCCGATGAAAGAGACGCGGGATACTGCCAACTTTTCATTGAAACGCTCAACGAGCAAGCCTTAACCTGGTTCTCGGGACTCGAAGAGAATTCAATTAGAAGCTTCAAAGAGCTCTCCTCGGCGTTTCTCAAGACTTACATCATGTTCACCAAACGTGAAGCAACGGCTTCGACTCTCTGGAACCTCAAGCAAACGAAGGACCAGAATCTTCGTGATTACATGGAACGGTTTAAATCGGTCGTGTCAAGAATCAACATCCCAGACCACATCGCCGTCGATGCCTTGAGGAACAATCTTCTTGTGGAATGTAAGTTCCGAGAAGATCTCTATCGATGCACCGCCACGACGTTGCAAGATGCCGTTGCTCGTTCTCACAACTTCATTCGTATGGAAGAAAACACTAAAGCCATCTTGAGCAAGCACAACTCGGCGAAGCAATCAGCGCCTAAAAACGCTGCCACAGCTCACGTCGAACCTCGTCAACATGCTCCAAGTGACAAAAACAACCGTAAGAACGGCCTCCTTTACGTCGTCGACGAAAACGGGAAGAAGTGGAACACCTTTCATCGGGAAACCGATCCTCCAAGTGAATCCCCCCGAGCAACAGCACCAGCCAGGGTCGCCCAGGTCGATTCGGCAGCAGGATCTTCCCGAACCCCACCAGGGCTTACTAAATCATGCAAACTCCACGGTGTAAAAGGTCACGACACTTCAGAGTGCAAAACACTTTTTGCGCAATTCCTCTCCTCACTTGAAAGCGGTGAAATTAAGATCCCTCCTCCGAAGCCAAAAAGCGAGAACAGTTGGAGCAGAAACAAGGACAGGAAGAATCAGCGAAAAAATCAAGCAAAACCGCGTCAAGACGACCAAAAGCCAAAGGTCGCCGAGCAAACCCCACATCAAGACGACGGTGGTGACACCTCAGCTGACGAAGATCCACCATCAGCCAGACAAAGGATTGAAGTTATTCGCGCCCAACCAGAGTCCTCATCAGACGAAGAGAGCGATCTCGAGGAAGCCCTCGACCCGTTGGACTTACGTGTACTCCTCAAACGAAAGACCACGTCGACGAATGACAAGACTCCCGGATCTTCCGATCTCCGAGTCGAGCTCAACGCTAAAAGAACTAAGCATGCGCTGATCCCAGGATCTTCACTGGCAACTACGGACGGTAGTCCTATCGTCGATTTACGAGATCAGCTTAACGCGCGAGTCGGCGATCTGCGTGCAAAGCTGAACGACAAAAAAGCCGGGTCGCCGAAAGAAAGCGAAGACCTCCGAGCTCTCCTCACCAGAAAGAAATCGAGTGTCAGGCCGCGGATCAACGTGATTATGGGAGGATCTCCACCTTGCGGGGATTCCGTACGAGCGGTCAAAGATAACCGACGAATGGTGGACACTTCGCAGCGCTGGCCGCAGAAGTTCCCAACTGATCTTCCAATCTCCTTCTCAACTGAAGACCTCCTCGGAGTAAATTTTCCTCACAACGATCCTCTTCTCGTCGTTTTGGCTATCGATAAGTACGACGTCACCAAAGTGCTGATCGATACTGGCAGCTCGGTCGATATCATTTTTCGCGAAACTCTCGTAAAAATGGGAATCGACCTAAAAGACGTGAAACCGTCTTCCAGGACTCTCACCGGCTTTAACGGCTCTTCCGAAGTAATCATGGGAACAATCCGTCTCTCGGTACAAGCAGAGGGAGTAGCTCGGATGGTCAAGTTCTCGGTAGTCAGCACCAAGGCTCCCTACCACGTGATACTAGGCACCCCATGGTTATACTCCATGCGAGCGATCGCATCAACGTACCATCAGTGCGTCAAATTCCCAGGAATGGACGGTACGATTAAGACAGTGAGAGGAGATCAACGGGCCGCACGAGATCTCTTAATCGCCACGGTCAAACTACAGCGATTTCAGTCGCTGGTCAACTCGATCTCCCCGCCTATAAGCAAGATCTGCCCACAAAAAGAAGAGGTGCTCGAAGTCCCAGTCGACGAATCAGATCCAAGTAAAGTGCTACGAGTAGGCGCTTATCTATCAGACGAGATGCAAAGAGATATCACGAATTTCCTGAAGCAAAACTTGTTTACCTTTGCTTGGTCGATGACTGACATGCAGGGAATCGACCCGTCCATTACGACTCACGAGTTAAACGTAGACCCAAATATTAAGCCCATCCGACAAAAGAGACGAAAGTTGGGTCCCGAAAGATCCAAAGCAGTTGTTGAGGAAGTCGAGCGCTTACTAAGCGCGGGCTCGATAGCAGAAGTTCGTTACCCGGAATGGCTCGCTAACCCGGTGGTTGTCAAGAAGAAAAACGGCAAGTGGCGCATGTGCGTCGATTTTACCGACCTCAACAAAGCTTGCCCAAAAGACAGCTACCCGCTTCCAAACATCGACAGGCTTGTCGAATCAACTGCCGGCAATGAAATGCTCACGTTTATGGACGCTTTCTCGGGATACAACCAGATCATGATGCATCCTGATGATCGAGAGAAGACGTCGTTCATAACCGATCGAGGAACTTACTGCTACAAAGTAATGCCCTTCGGGCTGAAGAACGCCGGTGCGACGTACCAGCGACTTGTCAACCGCATGTTCGCTAAACAGCTCGGTACAACGATGGAAGTCTACATCgatgacatgctcgtcaaatcagTCCGAGCAGACGACCACCTGGCACATTTAAGGGAGTGTTTCGACATCCTAAACGCGTACAAGATGAAGCTAAACCCGGCCAAGTGCACCTTCGGCGTATCGTCCGGAGAATTCCTTGGCTACATAGTGACGCAGCGGGGAATCGAAGCGAACCCGAAGCAAATATCAGCCGTCCTTGATCACCCCAGTCCGAGAAACTGCCGAGAAGTCCAGCGACTAATAGGccgaatcgcagcacttaatcGTTTCATCTCCCGATCCACCGATAAATGTCTCCCATTCTACGATCTCctccgaggaaacaaaaaatTCATTTGGGACGATAAATGTGAGGAGGCTTTTAATCAGCTCAAACATTACCTGACGACGCCTCCTAACTTGGCTAAGCCAGACATAGGCGACGTTTTATCTCTCTACATTGCGGTCTCGTCTGCCGCAGTCAGCAGCGTACTAATCAAGGAAGACCGAGGAGAACAACGATCTGTTTTCTACATGAGCAGAAGGATGACCGGACCAGAGACCCGGTACCCGACACTTGAAAAGATGGCCCTGACCGTCGTCGAATCAGCGAGGAAACTCCGCCCCTATTTTCAGTCACACTCGGTAGAAGTTCTCACCGACCAGCCCGTCAGAACTGTCTTGCAGAACACTAACAGAGCTGGCCGCCTTACCGCCGCTAAGGCCCAAGTCCTCGCCGATTTCCTCGTGGAGTTATCTCCGGAACTTTCTCAGGATTTGGAAACTTCGGATTCAACCTGGATCCTGCATGTCGACGGTTCCTCGACAAACAAAGGCTCTGGAGCAGGAGTTCAACTTCAATCTCCGTCAGGAGAACTCATTCGACAGTCGTTCAGTTTTGGTTTCCCAGCGTCAAACAACGAGGCGGAGTATGAGTCACTCATCGCCGGCCTTCGCCTCGCCAAAGCAGTCAAGGCTAAGCGGCTCAGTGCATACTGCGACTCGTAG